TGAATGAGAGGAACACATATACAGCAGCCagaaactcctgaatgctcagatgaacaaagcagtacaccttgtcctggtacagcacacattcctctttaaagagctgtgtgcacaatcctgagtacactgaggcttcattgacatcaatgccagcctctttcaggtcttcttcatagaaaatcagattgccattcacaagctgttgaaaagccagttttcccagtgacagaatgctctcttgattccagtgtggacctgtctcttctttcccaagatacttttcattcttctgtttggtatgaaactccacaaggtgtgtgtacatctcagtcagagtcttgggcatctcttctctcttatgtttcagcatgtgttcaaggactgttgcagaaatccaacagaagactggaatgtggcacatgatgtggaggctccttgatttctttatgtgtgagatgattctgctggccaggtcctcatcactgaatctcttcctgaagtactcctccttctgtgggtcattgaacccttgtacctctgtcacctggtcaacacacactgaagggatcttattggctgctgcaggtcgggtagttatccagaggagagcagagggaagcagatttCCCTTGATGAGATTTGTCAGCAGAACATCCACTGAGGTTGACTCTGTGACGTCCCAACAGatcttgttcttctggaagtctaggggcagtcggcactcatccagaccatcaaagatgaacagaacttTGTACTTGTTGTAGTCTGAGATTCTTGATTGTTTGGTTTCCATTGAGAAGTGATTGAGAAGCTCAATGAAAGTGTGTTTGTCCCCTTTCATCAAATTCAGCTCCCGAAAAGGGAATGAAAATACAAATTGGACATCCTGATTTGCTTTTCCTTCAGCCCAATCCAGAATGAACTTCTGGacagagactgtttttccaatgccagcgacTCCCTTTGTCAGCACAGTTCTGATATGTTTGTCTTGTCCAGTTAAGGGTTTGAAGATGTCATTACATTTGACTGCAGTATCTGGTCTTGCTTGTTTCCTGGTTGTTGTCTCAATCTGTCTCAACTCATGTTCATTATTGACCTCTCCTGttccaccctctgtgatgtagagctctgtgtagatcttattgagaagtgttgggtttcctTGTTTAGCGATCCCCTCAAATACACATTGAAACTTCTTCTTTAGATTAGATTTGAGTTCACGTTGGCAAATCACAGCAAGTTCATCTGAATGAAGAAATAACACAGAGGATATTAATATTATGTCTATTTTAATGCCTACAGTATTGTAGGACTGTTATAAAGTTTtaaattataataatttattCTCTTAACTGACTGTATAAATGTGTAAATgttttcataatgcattacagACTGGTGTGACTGATTACattattattggtattattgatggtattattaatgttttctctctccctcctctctaatctctctctctctctgttgctacaatatcattgagttacacagctactttagctgtactttagctacagcttttaaatgttataaaacagcattcaacatgaggcagacagatcttacatttctccagtgtgtcagcaagctccttctggttcattttcctcaggatgtgcagtgtgatcttcagagccccctctctggcactgctctcctgctGCTCATCTTCAGTGTCCACCACTTCCTTATCCTTTTTCTGACTCTCAAAGCCTTCTGGGACTTCTGGACTAAGAATCCTCTTGAACATCTTCAGCTCGTTCTTCACAAATGTCATAATATTCTCTTCAAGGAACTGAAATAAATCAAGTAAATAAGTTAAGCAAGAGACAAAATGCTTTCTCATTAACACATTAATGAATGATTGACAGATCAACTTTACTtgaggtaaacaaaaacaaatgtacataacaggaccacatacactgaatatggaggccaggtctgtttgatgactctgagaagcctgaccactgagaatctctgactctgatctctcctgttggtttctgtggacaaaacatgagattacatctcctcatccagggagtgcacacacacacacacacacacacgcacacacacacacacacacacacacacacacacacacacacacacacacacacacacacacacacacacacacacacacacacacacacacacacacacatgcgcacacattcacacacacacacacacacacacacacacacacacacacacacacacacacacacacacacacacacacacacacacacattctctgaaaaa
The sequence above is a segment of the Salvelinus alpinus chromosome 1, SLU_Salpinus.1, whole genome shotgun sequence genome. Coding sequences within it:
- the LOC139568363 gene encoding NLR family CARD domain-containing protein 3-like, encoding ILSGQASQSHQTDLASIFSFLEENIMTFVKNELKMFKRILSPEVPEGFESQKKDKEVVDTEDEQQESSAREGALKITLHILRKMNQKELADTLEKYELAVICQRELKSNLKKKFQCVFEGIAKQGNPTLLNKIYTELYITEGGTGEVNNEHELRQIETTTRKQARPDTAVKCNDIFKPLTGQDKHIRTVLTKGVAGIGKTVSVQKFILDWAEGKANQDVQFVFSFPFRELNLMKGDKHTFIELLNHFSMETKQSRISDYNKYKVLFIFDGLDECRLPLDFQKNKICWDVTESTSVDVLLTNLIKGNLLPSALLWITTRPAAANKIPSVCVDQVTEVQGFNDPQKEEYFRKRFSDEDLASRIISHIKKSRSLHIMCHIPVFCWISATVLEHMLKHKREEMPKTLTEMYTHLVEFHTKQKNEKYLGKEETGPHWNQESILSLGKLAFQQLVNGNLIFYEEDLKEAGIDVNEASVYSGLCTQLFKEECVLYQDKVYCFVHLSIQEFLAAVYVFLSFINNNENLMDEPQSTSRYLSALFRDESEITFYKSAVDKALQSETGNLDLFLRFLLGLSLESNQKHLQSLLTKTRSSSQTHEETVKYIKEKIRENPSPERSINLFHCLNELNDHSLVEEIQSYLRSGSLSKPKLSPAQWSALVFVLLTSEKELDVFDLKKYSRSEEGLLRLLPVVKASRAVLLSGCGVTEEGCASLVSALESNPSHLRELDLSNNDLKDSGVKLLSAGLGNPHCKLETLRLSGCLVTEEGCASLVSALRSNPSHLRELDLSYNHLGNSGVRLLSAGLEDPHCRLEKLNVEHGGENRMKPGIRKYVCDLTLDPNTVNRRLSLSEENRKVTCRREKQPYPDHPERFEGWYQVLCREGLTGRCYWEVEWSGRRVDIGVTYKGISRRGWVNDCCLGANDKSWSLIYTNNSYSAWHNHNPTTIAVPSSGSHRVGVYLDWPAGTLSFYRASSDTLTHLITFTSTFTEPLYPGFRLWDDGDSVSL